In the genome of Phycisphaerales bacterium, one region contains:
- a CDS encoding PQQ-binding-like beta-propeller repeat protein: MKQFSESRHMAFTVLAATLVGGFGGLSTLAAWPMKHADMQHTGRTSFVVPPERQNDSFFDILRWQKPTPGNGGVSSGSLVYYDGAGPGGADLLVGGYHWPKGVLGLDRHTGARLWFGNPSGGETIGASTPAFSPDGSTIYVINDATSSGQFPNGHPLMAFTAVSGPAVFWHNGADPQPSNLSMHSATIAPDGRIFLHSWVDRPYAGTDFGNAISRTWAASTSTASGLSDPTLHLDDLGLLVVSGARFGAVIAHDGITGAELWRTTTPTIDATVTIDPATGNIYAPAGSGSISVVGLTRDGQPLWGGVSSALVFQPVGDDEPQRAQAAGCLSHDGGTFYFQTNAPLGTGALYAIHTADGSVKWVFSTGSRGWEMVSSSPIVTPNGIVVVGNNNGGMYYALRDDGTFPTLLDVLPVVGGGSARATAALSDDGLLYIPAQLPWTTTNGDGDGPTFAAQNLFNAFDLNADAAAVLAPPAFVQAEALNTGARVTWKPLPQPGAVFGYYAIYRDTQPFNSVAGRTPVGFVSDAAGGVFFDVGLVNGVAYYYAVTTVTTTGGEVENVTAVGPRVPRDETDLQIMALARTPRYPRYCPTYTYYSVTEPSGYGPYIYSAATGLGCGQNINTQRWPHLGDPVTYTAHVRNRGTNTWAGTLTGAWTVDGIPAGVSNLPVVLQPGDVAQLTFNLAWDDEDHEIRCTLEVVDARPENNARSLWTRSAPFLTYVDVGALEDFRDVTTPQWPLAVTDDLVDWLWRHADEMNAMFEQGGSRKRVHYDLLEVVPDSAIDPAEPATIHFGIFPFRYYAATIGDPRSPGYYHANVDIDYGLCHELSHQLGLIDIYQLNVPPEANWVSGQGYSAVSCLMNGVSPFYSAHSALAMDHWAEIVHGYYGQYLYQLPQEIRIRVLDVQGQPVPGATVSMYQYSEVPGQGKVIRDVPKAVGTTDAQGVWALPNVPISSSGPVPTTVYGDTLPDNPFGWVAVVGTNGVLHFKVQWEGFVDYAWLDITEVNVRYWQGETGVQTIDRQLSIGGGLQLYPPADLAEQNAENWSFYVQGGNGSVTDDFNRRIVGASSLRFVTDGGFDNYVRYPQGLLARWNLSAVTHLRFWAYAENPNFSFQNQSPWVRLGNFEDGFFQWTPSSELLNQANNQWREFIVPIAGGSGWTRTTSGTPNLAEFNYFQLHADTWGFGFTLWLDGVRFEPHPAPPVCPGDLNCDTVVDFADISPFIAAIKAGPTVPGQWPWPCPWLNGDMNGDAHVDFADISGFIAQLKNPPPPCGG, from the coding sequence CGGTTCGCTGGTCTACTACGATGGGGCCGGGCCGGGTGGTGCAGACCTGCTGGTAGGGGGATATCACTGGCCGAAGGGTGTGCTGGGTCTGGACCGTCACACGGGAGCTCGGCTGTGGTTCGGCAATCCAAGCGGTGGGGAAACGATTGGCGCGAGCACACCGGCGTTCTCGCCGGACGGCTCCACGATTTACGTCATCAACGATGCGACCAGCAGTGGACAATTTCCGAACGGGCATCCACTGATGGCATTCACGGCGGTCAGCGGTCCGGCGGTGTTCTGGCATAATGGGGCTGATCCCCAGCCGTCGAACCTTTCGATGCACTCGGCGACGATCGCGCCGGATGGGCGCATTTTCCTGCATTCGTGGGTGGATCGGCCGTACGCCGGGACGGACTTCGGGAATGCCATCAGCCGGACCTGGGCTGCGAGCACATCGACCGCGAGCGGGCTGTCAGATCCGACTCTGCACCTCGATGACCTGGGCCTGCTGGTCGTAAGCGGGGCGCGCTTCGGAGCGGTCATCGCGCACGATGGCATCACGGGTGCGGAACTGTGGCGCACTACGACGCCGACTATCGATGCGACGGTCACGATTGACCCGGCGACCGGCAACATCTACGCGCCGGCGGGCAGTGGCAGCATCTCGGTGGTGGGGCTGACGCGCGACGGGCAGCCGCTCTGGGGTGGGGTGTCGTCAGCACTGGTCTTCCAGCCGGTGGGCGACGACGAGCCCCAGCGGGCGCAGGCGGCCGGTTGCCTGAGCCACGACGGCGGCACCTTCTACTTTCAAACGAATGCGCCACTGGGGACGGGCGCACTGTATGCCATCCATACGGCCGATGGGAGTGTGAAGTGGGTTTTCTCGACAGGGAGTCGCGGGTGGGAAATGGTGAGCAGTTCTCCGATCGTGACGCCGAATGGAATCGTCGTCGTGGGGAATAACAACGGCGGCATGTATTACGCACTTCGCGATGACGGGACGTTCCCCACGCTGCTCGATGTATTGCCGGTGGTGGGTGGAGGCAGCGCGCGGGCTACGGCGGCGCTCTCAGACGACGGCTTACTGTACATTCCGGCGCAATTACCGTGGACGACGACGAACGGGGACGGGGATGGACCCACCTTCGCGGCCCAGAACTTGTTCAACGCCTTTGATCTGAACGCGGATGCCGCGGCAGTGTTGGCTCCGCCGGCCTTTGTGCAGGCGGAGGCGCTCAACACTGGGGCGCGCGTGACATGGAAACCGCTGCCGCAGCCGGGGGCGGTCTTTGGGTACTACGCGATCTACCGGGATACCCAGCCCTTTAATTCCGTGGCGGGTCGGACGCCGGTGGGTTTCGTATCGGATGCGGCCGGTGGTGTGTTTTTCGACGTGGGACTGGTGAACGGCGTCGCTTACTACTATGCGGTGACGACGGTGACGACCACGGGTGGGGAGGTTGAGAACGTGACCGCGGTGGGGCCGCGCGTGCCGCGCGACGAGACGGACCTGCAGATCATGGCTCTCGCACGCACGCCGCGGTATCCGCGGTACTGCCCAACGTATACGTACTACAGCGTGACGGAACCGAGTGGCTACGGACCTTACATCTACAGTGCCGCCACGGGCCTGGGCTGCGGACAGAACATCAACACGCAGCGCTGGCCGCACCTGGGTGACCCGGTGACCTACACGGCGCATGTCCGCAACCGCGGGACGAATACCTGGGCGGGTACGTTGACCGGGGCCTGGACGGTTGACGGTATCCCGGCGGGTGTGTCCAACCTGCCGGTGGTGTTGCAGCCGGGGGACGTGGCGCAACTGACGTTCAATCTGGCGTGGGACGACGAAGACCACGAGATTCGCTGCACGCTGGAGGTGGTCGACGCCCGGCCGGAGAACAATGCCCGCTCGCTCTGGACGCGCTCGGCGCCGTTCCTGACGTACGTGGACGTTGGGGCGTTGGAGGACTTCCGCGACGTGACCACGCCGCAGTGGCCGCTTGCGGTGACCGACGATCTGGTGGACTGGCTGTGGCGGCATGCGGACGAGATGAACGCGATGTTCGAGCAGGGTGGCAGCCGGAAGCGTGTGCATTACGACCTGCTCGAGGTGGTGCCCGACAGCGCGATCGATCCCGCAGAGCCGGCGACGATTCACTTCGGCATTTTCCCGTTCCGTTACTACGCGGCCACCATCGGTGACCCGCGCAGCCCGGGGTATTACCACGCGAATGTGGATATCGACTATGGGCTGTGCCACGAGTTGTCGCATCAGCTCGGGCTGATCGACATCTACCAGCTCAATGTGCCGCCGGAGGCCAACTGGGTCTCAGGGCAGGGCTACTCGGCCGTGTCTTGCCTGATGAACGGGGTTTCACCGTTTTACTCGGCGCACAGCGCGCTGGCGATGGATCACTGGGCGGAGATCGTGCACGGGTACTACGGACAATACCTGTACCAGTTGCCGCAGGAGATTCGGATCCGCGTGCTGGACGTGCAGGGACAACCGGTGCCGGGAGCGACCGTCAGCATGTACCAGTACAGCGAGGTGCCGGGACAGGGCAAGGTGATCCGCGACGTCCCGAAAGCGGTGGGGACGACAGATGCGCAGGGCGTGTGGGCTCTTCCCAATGTGCCGATCAGTTCCAGCGGCCCGGTGCCGACCACGGTGTACGGCGATACTTTGCCGGACAACCCATTCGGCTGGGTGGCGGTGGTCGGGACCAACGGGGTGCTGCACTTCAAGGTGCAGTGGGAGGGGTTTGTCGACTACGCCTGGCTCGACATCACCGAGGTCAACGTGCGGTACTGGCAGGGTGAAACCGGAGTGCAGACCATCGACCGGCAGCTTTCGATCGGCGGCGGGCTGCAGCTCTATCCGCCCGCCGACCTGGCGGAGCAGAATGCGGAGAACTGGTCGTTCTATGTACAGGGTGGCAACGGCAGCGTGACCGATGATTTCAACCGCAGGATCGTCGGCGCATCGTCGCTGCGGTTTGTCACGGATGGTGGCTTCGACAATTACGTGCGTTACCCGCAAGGGTTGCTGGCCCGGTGGAACCTGAGTGCCGTAACACACCTCCGTTTCTGGGCCTACGCGGAGAATCCCAATTTCAGTTTCCAGAATCAAAGCCCGTGGGTGCGGCTGGGGAATTTCGAGGACGGCTTCTTCCAGTGGACCCCCTCGAGCGAACTGCTGAACCAGGCGAATAATCAATGGCGCGAATTCATCGTACCGATCGCCGGTGGCAGCGGCTGGACACGCACGACCAGCGGAACCCCGAACCTGGCCGAGTTCAACTACTTCCAGTTGCACGCGGATACATGGGGCTTCGGCTTCACACTCTGGCTCGACGGCGTACGGTTCGAGCCGCACCCGGCGCCACCGGTATGCCCCGGCGATCTGAACTGCGATACGGTCGTCGACTTCGCGGACATTTCGCCGTTCATTGCGGCGATCAAGGCGGGGCCGACGGTGCCGGGCCAGTGGCCGTGGCCTTGTCCGTGGCTGAATGGCGATATGAACGGCGACGCCCACGTGGACTTCGCCGACATCAGCGGCTTCATCGCGCAGCTCAAAAACCCGCCACCACCATGCGGCGGATAG
- a CDS encoding ATP-binding protein, with the protein MLGRGKQRRNLTIVDLSGLPFDVVNVTVAVLTRTLFDFNFWSPPEVRQPFVLCYEEAHNYLPRIDRGDVMFARDAVEKVAKEGRKYGVSAMIVTQRPSEISETILSQCNSMVLMRMNNPDDQNYVARVVSDQFRSLISVLPSMKPGEGFVIGDSVLMPMRTLIDMPPRLPRSGDVDFFGKWSAGTAGSDVNEIVDRWWRQDRDCLNRQDEDLALAAAVASARAEGAPTENAGAATSAGNGNGAKRPRTAAEERLAALAAMLSTSDDQ; encoded by the coding sequence ATGCTCGGACGGGGCAAGCAACGGCGCAACCTGACCATCGTGGACCTCTCCGGACTGCCCTTTGACGTCGTCAACGTGACGGTCGCGGTGCTCACACGGACGCTCTTCGACTTCAACTTCTGGTCGCCACCCGAAGTCCGCCAGCCCTTTGTGCTCTGCTACGAGGAGGCCCACAACTACCTGCCGCGTATCGACCGCGGTGACGTCATGTTCGCGCGCGACGCTGTCGAGAAGGTTGCGAAGGAGGGGCGCAAGTACGGGGTCTCGGCGATGATCGTCACCCAGCGTCCCAGCGAAATCTCCGAGACCATTCTCAGCCAATGCAACTCGATGGTCCTCATGCGGATGAATAACCCCGACGACCAGAACTATGTCGCCCGCGTCGTCAGCGACCAGTTCCGCAGTCTGATCAGCGTGCTCCCCAGCATGAAACCCGGCGAGGGGTTCGTCATCGGCGACTCCGTCCTCATGCCCATGCGCACCCTCATCGACATGCCCCCGCGCCTGCCGCGCAGCGGCGACGTCGACTTCTTCGGCAAGTGGAGCGCGGGTACCGCCGGCAGCGATGTCAACGAGATCGTCGACCGCTGGTGGCGGCAGGACCGCGACTGCCTCAATCGCCAGGACGAGGACCTCGCCCTGGCGGCCGCCGTCGCCTCGGCCCGCGCAGAAGGCGCGCCGACCGAGAACGCCGGCGCCGCCACCAGCGCCGGAAACGGGAATGGCGCCAAACGCCCGCGCACCGCAGCCGAGGAGCGACTTGCAGCGCTGGCCGCCATGTTATCTACAAGCGACGACCAGTAG